The stretch of DNA ATTTGTTTTTTCAGACGGACGTGTTGTAATTAACAGTCTATCTATAAACGATATAGAAATTAATGCTAATGCGAATACTAATGTGCAGGATGTACAAATATCAATCAATGTATCTGGAAATCTTGCCAGTCCAAAAATACAGCTATCTTCTCTGCCTGTCCTGAATCAAGCAGAAATCGTTTCACTATTAACTTTGAACAGGAATATCCAGGGCTTGTCTGAAGGTGAAATAAGCCAGATCTTATCCCAGGAAATGGTAGACATAATATTTCAAAGCCTCCAGATTAACCTCTTTAAAAGGATGGAACGGGAATTGGCAGAAGAGTTAGGTCTCGAATTTATCAGGTTCCATTATGATATGCCGGAAAGTTCCTCAACTAACCTGTTTATTCTGGAAAATCTCCATCCAAGAGATTTAAAATTAGAAATCGGCAAAAATTTTGGTGAAGATGTTTTATTTACATATTCTACATCTCTTGATTTTGTCAGTGAAACAAGTTTAAGCATCGATTATCAGATTTCACCTACTTTTAGCTTTAGCACTCAATTTGATTCTTATTCTATAACAGAAGAGGATTATCGCTTTAAATTTGGTTTAGAAGTCCGGTTTTAATCGCTGCGTAAAAATGATACTATAAATTAGCGTTTTATTTATAAGTGTCGAAGGTATAGAAACATGTTTGATATACAAAATGCTCTTAAAAATAATATATTGTTTAAGGATTTTAATAATCAGGAAATTAATTCCTTTCTGGTTTCTTCCCGATACAGAACTGAGGATTATAAACCAGGACAAATAATTGCAATCGAAGGAGATCCTTTGTCTGAAATTGGATTAATCTTAAATGGTACTTTAGAAGTTCAAAAGCATTATCCATCAGGAAAAACTGTGGTAATAGACCAAATAGAAGTGGGAAAGGCATTTGGTGAAATAGCTATTTTTACATCCATGAAAAATTTTCCTTCAACAATTCTCACAATTACAGACTCTAAAATCATGTTTATTAATAAAAATAATATTCTAAAAATATGTTTTCAAAATGAAAAATTTTTAAGAAATTTATTATTCTTACTGTCTGAAA from Atribacterota bacterium encodes:
- a CDS encoding Crp/Fnr family transcriptional regulator codes for the protein MFDIQNALKNNILFKDFNNQEINSFLVSSRYRTEDYKPGQIIAIEGDPLSEIGLILNGTLEVQKHYPSGKTVVIDQIEVGKAFGEIAIFTSMKNFPSTILTITDSKIMFINKNNILKICFQNEKFLRNLLFLLSEKIILLNNRLKFLSRETIRQKICVYLLEIYQKKKNLHITVPVSREKMAEQFGVTRPSLSRELGKMVREGLISIKGNNIIIKQLSLLEDYI